The proteins below are encoded in one region of Telopea speciosissima isolate NSW1024214 ecotype Mountain lineage chromosome 10, Tspe_v1, whole genome shotgun sequence:
- the LOC122642365 gene encoding 18.5 kDa class I heat shock protein-like, producing the protein MSLIPSFFGGRNSLAMDMWDPFDFSNFPFPANLSVSSPQFSNETAAFVNARMDWKETPEAHIFKADLPGLKKEEVKVEVEEGRVLKISGERSRENEEKNDQWHRIERSSGKFLRKFRLPENTKVDQVKASMENGVLTVTIPKVVKKPEVKAIEIAG; encoded by the coding sequence ATGTCCCTCATTCCAAGCTTCTTTGGTGGCCGGAATTCCTTGGCAATGGATATGTGGGATCCATTTGATTTCAGTAACTTTCCCTTCCCTGCAAACCTTTCTGTCTCAAGCCCTCAATTCTCCAACGAAACTGCTGCATTCGTGAATGCTAGAATGGATTGGAAGGAGACCCCAGAAGCCCATATCTTCAAAGCTGATCTTCCTGGGCTCAAGAAGGAAGAAGTGAAGGTCGAGGTTGAAGAAGGCAGAGTTCTTAAGATTAGTGGGGAGAGGAGCAGAGAGAACGAAGAGAAgaatgatcagtggcaccgtaTTGAGCGGAGCAGCGGCAAGTTCCTTCGGAAGTTTAGGTTGCCTGAGAATACAAAGGTGGATCAGGTGAAGGCTTCCATGGAGAATGGAGTGCTCACTGTAACCATTCCAAAAGTAGTGAAGAAGCCAGAGGTCAAGGCCATCGAAATTGCTGGCTAA